One window of Centropristis striata isolate RG_2023a ecotype Rhode Island chromosome 21, C.striata_1.0, whole genome shotgun sequence genomic DNA carries:
- the vkorc1 gene encoding vitamin K epoxide reductase complex subunit 1: protein MALPKWERKARLFLCVFGLFLSVYALHVELSRESDPDYRAMCDLGESVSCSKVFTSRWGRGFGLVQFFAAKDSPLNQPNSVLGIIFYTLQMSLGLTLSKKAALFLVFSSWVSVAGSLYLACILAFVLGDFCMVCVSTYIVNFALLFTNLKRRRAIEGLKEKTG from the exons ATGGCATTGCCGAAATGGGAGAGAAAAGCgcgtttgtttctgtgtgttttcggtttgtttttgtctgtttacgCGCTTCACGTCGAGCTGTCCCGAGAGAGTGACCCAGATTACAGGGCGATGTGCGACCTGGGGGAGTCTGTGAGCTGCTCCAAAGTCTTTACCTCcag ATGGGGACGTGGTTTTGGCTTGGTCCAGTTCTTCGCTGCTAAAGACAGCCCTCTGAACCAGCCCAACAGTGTGCTTGGCATCATATTTTACACTCTGCAGATGAGCCTTG GACTGACTCTGTCCAAAAAGGCGGCACTCTTCCTGGTCTTCTCCTCCTGGGTGTCTGTGGCAGGCTCACTCTATCTCGCATGTATTCTCGCCTTTGTTCTGGGGGATTTCTGCATGGTCTGCGTGTCCACTTACATCGTGAACTTCGCGTTGCTCTTCACCAACTTGAAACGTAGGAGAGCAATTGAAGGATTGAAGGAAAAGACTGGATAG
- the LOC131959948 gene encoding transmembrane protease serine 9-like, translating to MWDFLGSGTLIEDFRQGGTVDWDRDWLKILVKTPASWSVQSFSSRQVQSTSSGDGQTRYIKRDQHAADSHTMALRKWMCVLTVVSLLPAGSHAQLDVCGTAPLNNRIVGGEDAPAGSWPWQVSLQRFGGHVCGGSLINREWVMSAAHCFSSTSTSGWRISLGRQNLQGDNPNEVSRTVAEIILHPNYDSASNDNDIALLRLSSPVTFTDYIRPVCLAASDSVFNNGTDSWVTGWGAVQEGVALPFPATLQEVEVPVLGNRQCNCLNGVGTVTGNMICAGVLAGGKDSCQGDSGGPMVNQQGSVWVQSGVVSFGFGCARPNLPGVYSRVSRYQSWINSHISSDKPGFVQFTSSGLDADSSYTCPGLPPPVITAITTPSAESETSTDSGSTAPSAELCGVTPLNNRIVGGEDAPAGSWPWQVSLQRFGGHVCGGSLINREWVMSAAHCFSSTSTSGWRISLGRQNLQGDNPNEVSRTVAEIILHPNYDSASNDNDIALLRLSSPVTFTDYIRPVCLAASDSVFNNGTDSWVTGWGAVQEGVVLPFPATLQEVEVPVLGNRQCNCLNGVGTVTGNMICAGVLAGGKDSCQGDSGGPMVNQQGSVWVQSGVVSFGFGCARPYLPGVYSRVSRYQSWINSHISSDKPGFVQFTSSGLDADSSYTCPGLPPPVITAITTPSAESETSTDSGSTAPSAELCGVTPLNNRIVGGEDAPAGSWPWQVSLQRFGGHVCGGSLINREWVMSAAHCFSSTSGWRISLGRQNLQGDNPNEVSRTVAEIILHPNYDSASNDNDIALLRLSSPVTFTDYIRPVCLAASDSVFNNGTDSWVTGWGAVQEGGESALALPFPATLQEVEVPVLGNRQCNCLNGVGTVTGNMICAGVLAGGKDSCQGDSGGPMVNQQGSVWVQSGVVSFGFGCARPNLPGVYSRVSRYQSWINSHISSDKPGFVQFTSSGLDADSSYTCPGLPPPVITAITTPSAESETR from the exons ATGTGGGATTTCTTGGGCAGTGGGACTCTGATTGAGGATTTCAGGCAGGGAGGGACCGTGGACTGGGACAGAGACTGGTTGAAGATCCTGGTAAAGACTCCAGCCAGCTGGTCTGTGCAGTCCTTCAGCAGCCGTCAGGTCCAGTCGACTTCCTCGG GTGACGGTCAAACCAGGTATATAAAGAGAGACCAACATGCAGCAGACAGTCACACAATGGCTTTGAGGAAGTGGATGTGCGTGTTGACTGTGGTGAGCCTTTTACCAGCAG GATCACATGCTCAGCTTGATG TATGTGGCACTGCTCCCCTGAACAACAGGATAGTTGGAGGTGAAGATGCTCCAGCAGGAAGTTGGCCCTGGCAGGTCAGTCTGCAGAGATTTGGCGGCCATGTTTGTGGTGGTTCCCTCATCAACAGAGAGTGGGTGATGTCTGCTGCTCACTGCTTCTCCAG tacAAGTACATCTGGATGGCGGATCTCTCTCGGTCGTCAGAACCTGCAGGGTGATAACCCAAACGAAGTGTCCAGAACTGTTGCCGAAATCATTTTGCATCCAAACTATGACAGTGCCAGCAATGACAATGACATTGCCCTGCTGAGACTCTCCTCACCAGTCACATTCACAGACTACATCAGACCTGTGTGTCTGGCAGCCAGTGACAGTGTGTTCAACAACGGTACTGATAGCTGGGTCACTGGCTGGGGCGCAGTACAGGAGGGAG TGGCATTACCGTtccctgcaactcttcaagaaGTGGAGGTTCCAGTTCTGGGAAACAGACAATGTAACTGTCTCAATGGAGTCGGTACAGTGACGGGTAACATGATCTGTGCTGGTGTTCTGGCAGGAGGCAAAGACTCATGTCAG GGTGACTCAGGAGGTCCGATGGTGAACCAGCAGGGCTCTGTCTGGGTCCAGTCTGGAGttgttagttttggttttggCTGTGCTCGGCCCAATCTGCCTGGAGTCTACTCCAGAGTGTCCAGGTACCAGTCCTGGATCAACTCCCACATCAGCTCTGATAAGCCAGGCTTTGTCCAGTTCACCTCCAGTGGGCTGGATGCTGACAGCAGCTACACCTGTCCTGGTCTGCCACCTCCTGTTATCACTGCTATTACTACTCCTAGTGCAGAATCTGAGACAAGTACAGATTCAGGATCCACAGCACCAAGTGCTGAAT TGTGTGGCGTCACTCCCCTGAACAACAGGATAGTTGGAGGTGAAGATGCTCCAGCAGGAAGTTGGCCCTGGCAGGTCAGTCTGCAGAGATTTGGCGGCCATGTTTGTGGTGGTTCCCTCATCAACAGAGAGTGGGTGATGTCTGCTGCTCACTGCTTCTCCAG tacaAGTACATCTGGATGGCGGATCTCTCTCGGTCGTCAGAACCTGCAGGGTGATAACCCAAACGAAGTGTCCAGAACTGTTGCCGAAATCATTTTGCATCCAAACTATGACAGTGCCAGCAATGACAATGACATTGCTCTGCTGAGACTCTCCTCACCAGTCACATTCACAGACTACATCAGACCTGTGTGTCTGGCAGCCAGTGACAGTGTGTTCAACAACGGTACTGATAGCTGGGTCACTGGCTGGGGCGCAGTACAGGAGGGAG TGGTATTACCGTtccctgcaactcttcaagaaGTGGAGGTTCCAGTTCTGGGAAACAGACAGTGTAACTGTCTCAATGGAGTCGGTACAGTGACGGGTAACATGATCTGTGCTGGTGTTCTGGCAGGAGGCAAAGACTCATGTCAG GGTGACTCAGGAGGTCCGATGGTGAACCAGCAGGGCTCTGTCTGGGTCCAGTCTGGAGttgttagttttggttttggCTGTGCTCGGCCCTATCTGCCTGGAGTCTACTCCAGAGTGTCCAGGTACCAGTCCTGGATCAACTCCCACATCAGCTCTGATAAGCCAGGCTTTGTCCAGTTCACCTCCAGTGGGCTGGATGCTGACAGCAGCTACACCTGTCCTGGTCTGCCACCTCCTGTTATCACTGCTATTACTACTCCTAGTGCAGAATCTGAGACAAGTACAGATTCAGGATCCACAGCACCAAGTGCTGAAT TGTGTGGCGTCACTCCCCTGAACAACAGGATAGTTGGAGGTGAAGATGCTCCAGCAGGAAGTTGGCCCTGGCAGGTCAGTCTGCAGAGATTTGGCGGCCATGTTTGTGGTGGTTCCCTCATCAACAGAGAGTGGGTGATGTCTGCTGCTCACTGCTTCTCCAG TACATCTGGATGGCGGATCTCTCTCGGTCGTCAGAACCTGCAGGGTGATAACCCAAACGAAGTGTCCAGAACTGTTGCCGAAATCATTTTGCATCCAAACTATGACAGTGCCAGCAATGACAATGACATTGCCCTGCTGAGACTCTCCTCACCAGTCACATTCACAGACTACATCAGACCTGTGTGTCTGGCAGCCAGTGACAGTGTGTTCAACAACGGTACTGATAGCTGGGTCACTGGCTGGGGCGCAGTACAGGAGGGAGGTGAGTCTGCTT TGGCATTACCGTtccctgcaactcttcaagaaGTGGAGGTTCCAGTTCTGGGAAACAGACAATGTAACTGTCTCAATGGAGTCGGTACAGTGACGGGTAACATGATCTGTGCTGGTGTTCTGGCAGGAGGCAAAGACTCATGTCAG GGTGACTCAGGAGGTCCGATGGTGAACCAGCAGGGCTCTGTCTGGGTCCAGTCTGGAGttgttagttttggttttggCTGTGCTCGGCCCAATCTGCCTGGAGTCTACTCCAGAGTGTCCAGGTACCAGTCCTGGATCAACTCCCACATCAGCTCTGATAAGCCAGGCTTTGTCCAGTTCACCTCCAGTGGGCTGGATGCTGACAGCAGCTACACCTGTCCTGGTCTGCCACCTCCTGTTATCACTGCTATTACTACTCCTAGTGCAGAATCTGAGACAA GATAG
- the LOC131959949 gene encoding LOW QUALITY PROTEIN: uncharacterized protein LOC131959949 (The sequence of the model RefSeq protein was modified relative to this genomic sequence to represent the inferred CDS: deleted 1 base in 1 codon) encodes MSAAHCFSSTSTSGWRISLGRQNLQGDNPNEVSRTVAEIILHPNYDSATSDNDIALLRLSSPVTFTDYIRPVCLAASDSVFNNGTDSWVTGWGAVQEGVALPFPATLQEVEVPVLGNRQCNCLNGVGTVTGNMICAGVLAGGKDSCQGDSGGPMVNQQGSVWVQSGVVSFGFGCARPNLPGVYSRVSRYQSWINSHISSDKPGFVQFTSSGLDADSSYTCPGLPPPVITAITTPSAESETSTDSGSTAPSAELCGVTPLNNRIVGGEDAPAGSWPWQVSLQRFGGHVCGGSLINREWVMSAAHCFSSTSTSGWRISLGRQNLQGDNPNEVSRTVAEIILHPNYDSASNDNDIALLRLSSPVTFTDYIRPVCLATSDSVFNNGTDSWVTGWGAVQEGVALPFPATLQEVEVPVLGNRQCNCLNGVGTVTGNMICAGVLAGGKDSCQGDSGGPMVNQQGSVWVQSGVVSFGFGCARPNLPGVYSRVSRYQSWINSHISSDKPGFVQFTSSGLDADSSYTCPGLPPPVITAITTPSAESETSTDSGSTAPSAELCGVTPLNNRIVGGEDAPAGSWPWQVSLQRFGGHVCGGSLINREWVMSAAHCFSSTSTSGWRISLGRQNLQGDNPNEVSRTVAEIILHPNYDSASNDNDIALLRLSSPVTFTDYIRPVCLAASDSVFNNGTDSWVTGWGAVQEGVALPFPATLQEVEVPVLGNRQCNCLNGVGTVTGNMICAGVLAGGKDSCQGDSGGPMVNQQGSVWVQSGVVSFGFGCARPNLPGVYSRVSRYQSWINSHISSDKPGFVQFTSSGLDADSSYTCPGLPPPVITAITTPSAESETSTDSGSTAPSAELCGVTPLNNRIVGGEDAPAGSWPWQVSLQRFGGHVCGGSLINREWVMSAAHCFSSTSTSGWRISLGRQNLQGDNPNEVSRTVAEIILHPNYDSASNDNDIALLRLSSPVTFTDYIRPVCLAASDSVFNNGTDSWVTGWGAVQEGVALPFPATLQEVEVPVLGNRQCNCLNGVGTVTGNMICAGVLAGGKDSCQGDSGGPMVNQQGSVWVQSGVVSFGFGCARPNLPGVYSRVSRYQSWINSHISSDKPGFVQFTSSGLDADSSYTCPGLPPPVITAITTPSAESETSTDSGSTAPSAELCGVTPLNNRIVGGEDAPAGSWPWQVSLQRFGGHVCGGSLINREWVMSAAHCFSSTSTSGWRISLGRQNLQGDNPNEVSRTVAEIILHPNYDSASNDNDIALLRLSSPVTFTDYIRPVCLAASDSVFNNGTDSWVTGWGTVQEGVALPFPATLQEVEVPVLGNRQCNCLNGVGTVTGNMICAGVLAGGKDSCQGDSGGPMVNQQGSVWVQSGVVSFGFGCARPNLPGVYSRVSRYQSWINSHISSDKPGFVQFTSSGLDADSSYTCPGLPPPVITAITTPSAESETSTDSGSTAPSAELCGVTPLNNRIVGGEDAPAGSWPWQVSLQRFGGHVCGGSLINREWVMSAAHCFSSTSGWRISLGRQNLQGDNPNEVSRTVAEIILHPNYDSATSDNDIALLRLSSPVTFTDYIRPVCLAASDSVFNNGTDSWVTGWGAVQEGGESALVLPFPATLQEVEVPVLGNRQCNCLNGVGTVTGNMICAGVLAGGKDSCQGDSGGPMVNQQGSVWVQSGVVSFGFGCARPNLPGVYSRVSRYQSWINSHISSDKQALSSSPPVGWMLTAATPVLVCHLLLSLLLLLLVQNLRQCVASLP; translated from the exons ATGTCTGCTGCTCACTGCTTCTCCAG tacAAGTACATCTGGATGGCGGATCTCTCTCGGTCGTCAGAACCTGCAGGGTGATAATCCAAACGAAGTGTCCAGAACTGTTGCCGAAATCATTTTGCATCCAAACTATGACAGTGCCACCAGCGACAATGACATTGCTCTGCTGAGACTCTCCTCACCAGTCACATTCACAGACTACATCAGACCTGTGTGTCTGGCAGCCAGTGACAGTGTGTTCAACAACGGTACTGATAGCTGGGTCACTGGCTGGGGCGCAGTACAGGAGGGAG TGGCATTACCGTtccctgcaactcttcaagaaGTGGAGGTTCCAGTTCTGGGAAACAGACAGTGTAACTGTCTCAATGGAGTCGGTACAGTGACGGGTAACATGATCTGTGCTGGTGTTCTGGCAGGAGGCAAAGACTCATGTCAG GGTGACTCAGGAGGTCCGATGGTGAACCAGCAGGGCTCTGTCTGGGTCCAGTCTGGAGttgttagttttggttttggCTGTGCTCGGCCCAATCTGCCTGGAGTCTACTCCAGAGTGTCCAGGTACCAGTCCTGGATCAACTCCCACATCAGCTCTGATAAGCCAGGCTTTGTCCAGTTCACCTCCAGTGGGCTGGATGCTGACAGCAGCTACACCTGTCCTGGTCTGCCACCTCCTGTTATCACTGCTATTACTACTCCTAGTGCAGAATCTGAGACAAGTACAGATTCAGGATCCACAGCACCAAGTGCTGAAT TGTGTGGCGTCACTCCCCTGAACAACAGGATAGTTGGAGGTGAAGATGCTCCAGCAGGAAGTTGGCCCTGGCAGGTCAGTCTGCAGAGATTTGGCGGCCATGTTTGTGGTGGTTCCCTCATCAACAGAGAGTGGGTGATGTCTGCTGCTCACTGCTTCTCCAG tacAAGTACATCTGGATGGCGGATCTCTCTCGGTCGTCAGAACCTGCAGGGTGATAACCCAAACGAAGTGTCCAGAACTGTTGCCGAAATCATTTTGCATCCAAACTATGACAGTGCCAGCAATGACAATGACATTGCTCTGCTGAGACTCTCCTCACCAGTCACATTCACAGACTACATCAGACCTGTGTGTCTGGCAACCAGTGACAGTGTGTTCAACAACGGTACTGATAGCTGGGTCACTGGCTGGGGCGCAGTACAGGAGGGAG TGGCATTACCGTtccctgcaactcttcaagaaGTGGAGGTTCCAGTTCTGGGAAACAGACAGTGTAACTGTCTCAATGGAGTCGGTACAGTGACGGGTAACATGATCTGTGCTGGTGTTCTGGCAGGAGGCAAAGACTCATGTCAG GGTGACTCAGGAGGTCCGATGGTGAACCAGCAGGGCTCTGTCTGGGTCCAGTCTGGAGttgttagttttggttttggCTGTGCTCGGCCCAATCTGCCTGGAGTCTACTCCAGAGTGTCCAGGTACCAGTCCTGGATCAACTCCCACATCAGCTCTGATAAGCCAGGCTTTGTCCAGTTCACCTCCAGTGGGCTGGATGCTGACAGCAGCTACACCTGTCCTGGTCTGCCACCTCCTGTTATCACTGCTATTACTACTCCTAGTGCAGAATCTGAGACAAGTACAGATTCAGGATCCACAGCACCAAGTGCTGAAT TGTGTGGCGTCACTCCCCTGAACAACAGGATAGTTGGAGGTGAAGATGCTCCAGCAGGAAGTTGGCCCTGGCAGGTCAGTCTGCAGAGATTTGGCGGCCATGTTTGTGGTGGTTCCCTCATCAACAGAGAGTGGGTGATGTCTGCTGCTCACTGCTTCTCCAG tacAAGTACATCTGGATGGCGGATCTCTCTCGGTCGTCAGAACCTGCAGGGTGATAACCCAAACGAAGTGTCCAGAACTGTTGCCGAAATCATTTTGCATCCAAACTATGACAGTGCCAGCAATGACAATGACATTGCTCTGCTGAGACTCTCCTCACCAGTCACATTCACAGACTACATCAGACCTGTGTGTCTGGCAGCCAGTGACAGTGTGTTCAACAACGGTACTGATAGCTGGGTCACTGGCTGGGGCGCAGTACAGGAGGGAG TGGCATTACCATtccctgcaactcttcaagaaGTGGAGGTTCCAGTTCTGGGAAACAGACAGTGTAACTGTCTCAATGGAGTCGGTACAGTGACGGGTAACATGATCTGTGCTGGTGTTCTGGCAGGAGGCAAAGACTCATGTCAG GGTGACTCAGGAGGTCCGATGGTGAACCAGCAGGGCTCTGTCTGGGTCCAGTCTGGAGttgttagttttggttttggCTGTGCTCGGCCCAATCTGCCTGGAGTCTACTCCAGAGTGTCCAGGTACCAGTCCTGGATCAACTCCCACATCAGCTCTGATAAGCCAGGTTTTGTCCAGTTCACCTCCAGTGGGCTGGATGCTGACAGCAGCTACACCTGTCCTGGTCTGCCACCTCCTGTTATCACTGCTATTACTACTCCTAGTGCAGAATCTGAGACAAGTACAGATTCAGGATCCACAGCACCAAGTGCTGAAT TGTGTGGCGTCACTCCCCTGAACAACAGGATAGTTGGAGGTGAAGATGCTCCAGCAGGAAGTTGGCCCTGGCAGGTCAGTCTGCAGAGATTTGGCGGCCATGTTTGTGGTGGTTCCCTCATCAACAGAGAGTGGGTGATGTCTGCTGCTCACTGCTTCTCCAG tacAAGTACATCTGGATGGCGGATCTCTCTCGGTCGTCAGAACTTGCAGGGTGATAACCCAAACGAAGTGTCCAGAACTGTTGCCGAAATCATTTTGCATCCAAACTATGACAGTGCCAGCAATGACAATGACATTGCCCTGCTGAGACTCTCCTCACCAGTCACATTCACAGACTACATCAGACCTGTGTGTCTGGCAGCCAGTGACAGTGTGTTCAACAACGGTACTGATAGCTGGGTCACTGGCTGGGGCGCAGTACAGGAGGGAG TGGCATTACCGTtccctgcaactcttcaagaaGTGGAGGTTCCAGTTCTGGGAAACAGACAGTGTAACTGTCTCAATGGAGTCGGTACAGTGACGGGTAACATGATCTGTGCTGGTGTTCTGGCAGGAGGCAAAGACTCATGTCAG GGTGACTCAGGAGGTCCGATGGTGAACCAGCAGGGCTCTGTCTGGGTCCAGTCTGGAGttgttagttttggttttggCTGTGCTCGGCCCAATCTGCCTGGAGTCTACTCCAGAGTGTCCAGGTACCAGTCCTGGATCAACTCCCACATCAGCTCTGATAAGCCAGGCTTTGTCCAGTTCACCTCCAGTGGGCTGGATGCTGACAGCAGCTACACCTGTCCTGGTCTGCCACCTCCTGTTATCACTGCTATTACTACTCCTAGTGCAGAATCTGAGACAAGTACAGATTCAGGATCCACAGCACCAAGTGCTGAAT TGTGTGGCGTCACTCCCCTGAACAACAGGATAGTTGGAGGTGAAGATGCTCCAGCAGGAAGTTGGCCCTGGCAGGTCAGTCTGCAGAGATTTGGCGGCCATGTTTGTGGTGGTTCCCTCATCAACAGAGAGTGGGTGATGTCTGCTGCTCACTGCTTCTCCAG tacAAGTACATCTGGATGGCGGATCTCTCTCGGTCGTCAGAACCTGCAGGGTGATAACCCAAACGAAGTGTCCAGAACTGTTGCCGAAATCATTTTGCATCCAAACTATGACAGTGCCAGCAATGACAATGACATTGCTCTGCTGAGACTCTCCTCACCAGTCACATTCACAGACTACATCAGACCTGTGTGTCTGGCAGCCAGTGACAGTGTGTTCAACAACGGTACTGATAGCTGGGTCACTGGCTGGGGCACAGTACAGGAGGGAG TGGCATTACCGTtccctgcaactcttcaagaaGTGGAGGTTCCAGTTCTGGGAAACAGACAGTGTAACTGTCTCAATGGAGTCGGTACAGTGACGGGTAACATGATCTGTGCTGGTGTTCTGGCAGGAGGCAAAGACTCATGTCAG GGTGACTCAGGAGGTCCGATGGTGAACCAGCAGGGCTCTGTCTGGGTCCAGTCTGGAGttgttagttttggttttggCTGTGCTCGGCCCAATCTGCCTGGAGTCTACTCCAGAGTGTCCAGGTACCAGTCCTGGATCAACTCCCACATCAGCTCTGATAAGCCAGGCTTTGTCCAGTTCACCTCCAGTGGGCTGGATGCTGACAGCAGCTACACCTGTCCTGGTCTGCCACCTCCTGTTATCACTGCTATTACTACTCCTAGTGCAGAATCTGAGACAAGTACAGATTCAGGATCCACAGCACCAAGTGCTGAAT TGTGTGGCGTCACTCCCCTGAACAACAGGATAGTTGGAGGTGAAGATGCTCCAGCAGGAAGTTGGCCCTGGCAGGTCAGTCTGCAGAGATTTGGCGGCCATGTTTGTGGTGGTTCCCTCATCAACAGAGAGTGGGTGATGTCTGCTGCTCACTGCTTCTCCAG TACATCTGGATGGCGGATCTCTCTCGGTCGTCAGAACCTGCAGGGTGATAACCCAAACGAAGTGTCCAGAACTGTTGCCGAAATCATTTTGCATCCAAACTATGACAGTGCCACCAGCGACAATGACATTGCTCTGCTGAGACTCTCCTCACCAGTCACATTCACAGACTACATCAGACCTGTGTGTCTGGCAGCCAGTGACAGTGTGTTCAACAACGGTACTGATAGCTGGGTCACTGGCTGGGGCGCAGTACAGGAGGGAGGTGAGTCTGCTT TGGTATTACCGTtccctgcaactcttcaagaaGTGGAGGTTCCAGTTCTGGGAAACAGACAATGTAACTGTCTCAATGGAGTCGGTACAGTGACAGGTAACATGATCTGTGCTGGTGTTCTGGCAGGAGGCAAAGACTCATGTCAG GGTGACTCAGGGGGTCCGATGGTGAACCAGCAGGGCTCTGTCTGGGTTCAGTCTGGAGttgttagttttggttttggCTGTGCTCGGCCCAATCTGCCTGGAGTCTACTCCAGAGTGTCCAGGTACCAGTCCTGGATCAACTCCCACATCAGCTCTGATAAG CAGGCTTTGTCCAGTTCACCTCCAGTGGGCTGGATGCTGACAGCAGCTACACCTGTCCTGGTCTGCCACCTCCTGTTATCACTGCTATTACTACTCCTAGTGCAGAATCTGAGACAA TGTGTGGCGTCACTCCCCTGA